A segment of the Maylandia zebra isolate NMK-2024a linkage group LG2, Mzebra_GT3a, whole genome shotgun sequence genome:
tgacgtcacttccggtgtctgtcaggaaatggcggacatgcgatagttcgtgtTGACGTCTTTTTCagtgtgggaagtgttacgaacagctgatcggatcggcaaagcctgtttctggaatattatgatTTTGTTcttgcaagcgctttttatgcaatttttgcaaagctttatgtggaaggaaaccgtgaccgaggacaagctgatggcataagatgtaagtacaactcctccggtttcatatgcaaaacaaattattgcgctagcttacgcggttccAGTTCTAcggggatttaaagggttaacaataacaatgtattgaataatgactttaaaaaataatataaaatagtgtgcaaatactgataacagtgcaaatgtttgcaatataaaaaataaatgaaaaatgtaaacatctatgtttagtgaactttgcagtgttgctctgtggtgcagctatgacaccgtagcaaagtttacacactatgtctacttgatccacgtctgactccgcgaacccataatgtttccacagcactgaagttttttttattttttttacctctcttttcaaccaactgcagtcactctcctctccaaataacttctgctgagCTTTCCGAGCTttcctcgggtcctcttaactCATTCACGGCTGGCAGTGAAACACAACAAGACTTGCACCACATTTTTGTCTCACTGCGCAATCCCTTACGTGCGCAAACCCTGCACCTCCTTGCAGGTCTACTTTTACTGCTGGTGGGCTTCAGTTCAACTTACGTTGAATGAGttaattaggggtgggtttttataatcgatttatcgattaaaatcgattctggcttggataacgtaaaatcgattcattaaaatcctgaatctattttttaatataaatttattttgcccgaaatgccagaatctcaggtgagagatcacaaaatttcaacaaccaccaaacagctaagacagtaaatgagagcaggaacacggattctgcacaaagacgtaaacacacagcgcggacctgcggatcagaatcagtgagatgttgcCTTTCTCAGCTGACGgttggggctgaaagccgacagctcgctgattctgatccgcgggtccgcgctgtgtgtttatgcCCTTTTTGCGCTTATcataaagctgttagttttatagTTTATactgaccgaaccagcagcaaaagaagatccaaactacgcttcacataaacatcgtcatgaattccctcttacttttgctgttttgcttccaccaccccatatggaaaagatatatatatataaatcttataaagtttttatctgtcttttatgaaacttgtatgaaaagcatacaagagtgaaaacacatataagatccctttaaaaaattatataatgaaacttgtatgttttgtatacttactaaaaaaatatatgaaagtaatgagaaagtggcgactttcatgagtaaatcatgtaagccatATGTGATTTATATATGATTTAcgcatgaaagtggccactttctgccgttgtttacagcgctgtcggccgacgtttttttttttttttttttttcgttttaaatacttctgaaaagaaaacctaatttctgctgttcaatactgaacaaatttaaactttttaaaattatgcaaaatgcaaaacgcttagccgtgtctgtaataaaaccgctgtaacttcagaggtaatgttcatatgttgattaatggttttctttcgtttttgatgtactgcagaatatttgtataaaatcccaggccaggaaaaccttcatgtttttctgtgttttatcttcagctactttgacacaaaggcatctgctgtgatgctcacacctttggtAAAGTCTtggagtgtcagcttcctttatATAggtacaaaaatatgtaaatgtactgatctgaattataatatttctgactgtcaacaTTTCacagattcaaatcgaattgaattgaattgaatcgattctagaaatcagtgatgatacccagccctactcttaattgttgtgatatgcagagaggtgcgctcgatttgccacacggggcagcgcgagagtaaagcacgagggaggggctaataatcggctcagtcatttttaatgatcattgaaagcccagatcgtaatcgtgattaaaattcgattaattgagcagccctaagcAGAGTCAGGGAtatgctggggggggggggtagatgTGAAGGGAacgttcagggtcacctggtccagccctaactatatgctatgaaagtttgaagcctaatcttaaaggtagagagtttgtgtgtctcctgaatccaaactgggagcagCTCAGCTACGTGCAGTGATGACATTTAACTCTTTTCCCCAAAAGCCGCCCTTTTTGTGCTGACCCGAGCAGTTTTCCTTACTGCATGTGCCCATCAGAAGTTAGTGAAGGTGGTCTCAGCCTGTGCAGCAACCATTGCAAAAACCAGAAGCATGTTTTGTCCTGTCTGTTACAGAGGATCCAGTTCCTCACGTTCGGCCCACAGGTCCCCTGATGCTGCTGTTTTCCTTTTAGCCTCGTGTGACTCAATGATCCAAGTATCACTTCTGTTTTTACAGCACGTCCTCCCATCAGTGGAAATGCTGACTGTTTTAGGGAGGCAGAGACAtcatgtgattttgtttttatgttcctgTTCCCAGATGTGAAGTTTGAAATTGACCTGCCGAAGAAGCTGGTTTGGATCGAGTCTGACAAAGACGTGGATGTTCTGATGACGGCGCTGCAAAAGTCCGGAAAGGAGGTCAAATACAACGGCACGAAGTGAAGGACCTGCACCAGGTGACCCGGAGCGTTTATAGTCCTCGTGTTTTCTGTAGATTGATGTTTATGACGGCCATAAAGTTCCTGTAAATCTGCAGCTTCGTGCTGAGTTTACTGCATGCAGGAACATATCAGGGACACTATCTTCTTCCAGCAGCTCACAGAAACGTTAACAGGAGAGCGCGCTCCATCGGCTGACTTTAACCTTTGTGCACATTTAGAGGATGTTTATCTTCTGCTTGTCTCAGATCCCCCAACACTTCATTCAGAGTCACATCACAATTAATAGagttacacttttattttttcatatttttttaatgcaaatgtctttttttgtcttgctttAGGAAATAATTCTTGCTGCTGCAAACTGAAGATTTAAGATGAAATTCAAGTTAAAGTCTGAGACCCTCAGTGAGTCTGCACCCCCTCCCATCCAGCTGTCACGcacaaacaccccccccccccccccccccccacacacacacacacacacacacacacacacacccacacacacacacgcacacacttgaTGCAGACAGGAAGTGTGCCTCCTCTGACCTCCTGAGTTACAACATCGTCCTCACACAAACCTGCCGAGCGTAATCATCTCCAAACCTTTACCTTCAGGCTgtaaatgaaaaaaggaaaaagcagcaTCTTAGATTTAGTTTCAGCTAtgtgatgatgacgatgatgatgatgactccATTTCCTGGGGTGTAAATGATGAAACCTGTTGGCTGTGTTTGCTGAACCTGTTTTATTAAATTTGTTGATTTTATTCATAAAAAGACCATTTGAAGCTTTGCTGTGTGAGGATATTTGGAGCTCTGCACCATGTGGGGGTGAGGGTGGGACCACCTGCTGCACCTCCCCTCTGCTCTTCGACACTACAGTCTattctctgctgttttcatgGTTTTTAGGAATGTAAGGAGCTCTCCTCCTCGCCCGCTGTCTCCATAATGCTCAAATGTCTCAATGCTGGAGAAAATAAATCATTTCTGTCTTCAGTACGTCAGACTTTTTAGAAAAACACTGTCTACAAAATATTGTCTCTGTTCAGCATACAAATGCAAATATCCtaaaattatctttttttaaactgtaggtTGTGTAATAGTCTGTACTAACCTTTGACCTCAGATATGCTCTGTCCCACTGCAAGGAAATCTTAAAGGAACAGTGTAAAATTTCACCACCTGCTTGCAGTCAGctgaattctgttttcttccccctccctctccattGCATGATCCTAGCTAGAGTGGCCGCTGTAGGACAAACGTGTTAGTGACCAAATAGCTCAAAATTATTAAATTTAGTCTGTGCCCAtaaagcaggggtggggaactccaggcctcaaaggGCCTGTGTcggctgatttaaatggctgaaTAACCTCcttaacatgtcttgaagttctccagaggcctggtaatgaaccaATCACTTGATTCTGGTGTGTTTtcacccagggtgagatctaaaacctgcaggacagcatcccttgaggcctggagctcCCCTACCCCTGCTGTAAAGTAAAAGTATTTTTATacaagttttattttaacataGCTGAACAATAAAGCACTAAAAATGACAGATATGGTCAGTTAAACATACTGCAGTATTTTATGGCTTGGTATGGTCACTCTGGCCGCTGTTCATCATTAGTGAGTGTACTCGGATACAGTGAGTCGGGGGTTTCTGTGGAAGGCTGTCAGTCTGCTGGGACCTTACTGACAGATGCCATCAAACACCTTTAGGATGAACTAGAACACAGATTGTGACTCGGTGCTCTCATCCAGCATCAGTGTCTGAGCTCACAAAGGCTCCTCTTGCTGGGCAAAAATAACAGACACCGAAATCTTATAGAAAGCCTTCACATAGTGAAAGCTGGTACAGGTTAAGGCTCCTGTCAGTGGCCTGGTCTGTAATCACACACTCACATTTAACTGAAGCACCAAATAAATGATTTGTTCTTCCACA
Coding sequences within it:
- the atox1 gene encoding copper transport protein ATOX1, translated to MTKHEFEVAMTCEGCSGAVTRILNKMGDVKFEIDLPKKLVWIESDKDVDVLMTALQKSGKEVKYNGTK